A window of Cohnella herbarum contains these coding sequences:
- a CDS encoding AI-2E family transporter: MQPARKWSDRIKWMLMNQKVILFLVVVLLISLNILVLDKISYVFHPFIVIFETVFLPFLLTGVAYYLLNPIVDYLELRKIKRVYSIIVLYLVIITILTLVVMKVVPLLSEQITSLIVQFPNYSQDAKLKFEELIGNEYFNELQDTLGIDSSKLVNDFSGRASEVLNNAWSGIGNLVGRITETVLAIITVPFILFYLLKDRKKLSPFVLSFLPTSLRQRSFGVMLEMNQQISSYIRGQIVVSLCIGVLLYIGYLIIGLDYSLVLAVIAACTSIVPYLGPVIAITPALIVAMMTSPFMLLKMVIVWTIVQLIEGKFISPQIMGKTMHVHPITIIFVIIAAGNLFGIIGIILAVPGYAIIKVIATHLFRWFKARTGLYEPPEVEEPKASE, from the coding sequence ATGCAACCTGCGCGGAAATGGTCTGATCGCATCAAATGGATGCTGATGAACCAAAAAGTAATCCTGTTCCTTGTCGTCGTACTGTTAATCAGCCTGAATATACTCGTACTCGACAAAATCTCGTACGTATTTCATCCGTTTATCGTCATCTTCGAGACGGTCTTCCTTCCTTTTCTTCTGACCGGAGTCGCTTATTACTTGCTTAACCCGATCGTGGATTACCTCGAGCTTCGTAAAATTAAACGAGTGTATTCCATTATCGTCTTGTACCTTGTCATTATTACCATCCTAACGCTCGTCGTCATGAAGGTCGTTCCGTTGCTAAGCGAGCAAATCACGAGCTTGATCGTACAGTTCCCGAATTATAGCCAGGACGCGAAGCTGAAGTTCGAGGAATTGATCGGGAACGAATACTTCAACGAATTGCAGGATACGCTCGGCATCGATTCCAGCAAGCTGGTGAACGATTTCTCGGGTCGCGCCTCCGAGGTGTTGAACAATGCATGGTCCGGGATCGGGAATCTTGTCGGCCGCATTACGGAAACTGTGCTTGCCATCATCACCGTGCCGTTCATACTGTTCTATCTATTGAAGGACCGCAAGAAACTGTCTCCATTCGTGCTCAGCTTTCTGCCGACTTCCTTACGTCAGCGTTCGTTCGGCGTTATGCTCGAGATGAACCAACAGATCAGCTCTTACATACGCGGACAGATCGTCGTTAGCTTGTGCATCGGCGTTCTGCTCTACATCGGTTATCTGATTATCGGCTTGGACTATTCGCTCGTTCTTGCGGTCATTGCCGCTTGCACGAGTATCGTCCCTTATTTAGGACCGGTCATCGCCATTACCCCAGCCCTGATCGTGGCGATGATGACTTCGCCGTTCATGTTGTTGAAAATGGTCATCGTCTGGACGATCGTCCAGCTTATCGAAGGAAAATTCATCTCTCCGCAAATTATGGGAAAGACGATGCACGTTCATCCGATCACCATCATATTCGTAATCATCGCCGCTGGGAATTTGTTCGGTATCATCGGCATTATTCTCGCGGTTCCCGGTTATGCGATCATTAAGGTCATCGCCACTCACTTGTTCCGATGGTTCAAGGCGCGGACTGGGCTATATGAACCGCCCGAAGTCGAGGAGCCGAAAGCTTCCGAGTGA
- a CDS encoding methyl-accepting chemotaxis protein — protein sequence MTGFRFRIGYKISIGYIVLLIFLAASLFIVSGTIKSLQGELDSIVNRDLKIHETTHTLDKYASTMESALYRAIMTGQKADLDLYEGEKAKWKQGYETLKELFNGNAEQTSRLVGVLGAMDRWFAVSDKASATLSYDKDAAKAVQYFADDPGKKAMTGMKEQLSRLRQSEKYVTEKRISSLIDTNDGLRSLLYAMAAVLAVLTIAFSWIVSRNITRNLKRVTSAIADIARSGGDLTRRIQVKATDETWELGQETNKLLASMQTMMRQIQEQAARLSAVSRRIGEGSAGTVEINGQVSEAVRRVAVGAENQVAQTEEISAIMQENLGGLDLVAKGTRQAAELAKTTQAAADSGSRNLDKTQEEVAKIDRAFTNIQQSVTQLSEQSSQILGIVGYMSDISTKTNLLSLNATIEAARAGEYGRGFGVVAAEIRKLADQTAQSAGSIESTLKRMNQDVETIVELIADSSKTVYEGTSAIREAESNIRQIVDNVDDLTSQVIEAASSIGQIAAGSGSVVRSAEEISRVTEETSAFTEQMSAMVQEQTAVLNEFAQTSQQLLEVSDSLKAAVGHFKVDGESAKDPTSPAKH from the coding sequence TTGACCGGATTTCGTTTCAGAATCGGCTATAAAATATCGATCGGTTATATCGTGCTGCTGATCTTTCTGGCCGCGTCGCTGTTCATCGTCTCCGGCACGATTAAGTCGCTACAGGGAGAGCTCGATTCCATCGTCAACCGGGATCTGAAAATTCACGAAACGACGCATACGCTCGACAAATACGCATCGACGATGGAATCGGCTTTATATCGCGCGATCATGACCGGCCAAAAGGCGGATCTTGACCTCTACGAGGGGGAGAAAGCGAAGTGGAAGCAGGGATACGAGACGCTGAAGGAGCTGTTCAACGGAAATGCCGAACAAACGAGCCGACTGGTTGGCGTTCTGGGAGCAATGGATCGCTGGTTCGCGGTTTCCGACAAAGCTTCGGCGACGCTGTCCTACGACAAAGATGCCGCAAAGGCCGTTCAATACTTCGCGGACGATCCCGGCAAGAAGGCGATGACCGGCATGAAGGAACAGCTCTCCCGGCTGCGGCAATCCGAGAAGTACGTAACGGAAAAACGCATCTCCAGCCTGATCGACACCAATGACGGCTTGCGATCGTTGTTATATGCCATGGCGGCCGTGCTCGCTGTTCTGACGATCGCTTTCTCCTGGATCGTTTCCCGCAACATTACCCGGAATTTGAAGCGAGTGACGTCCGCTATCGCCGATATTGCCCGATCGGGCGGAGACTTGACCCGGCGCATTCAAGTGAAGGCGACGGATGAAACTTGGGAGTTGGGGCAAGAGACGAATAAGCTGCTAGCCTCCATGCAGACGATGATGCGTCAGATTCAGGAACAGGCGGCACGCTTGTCCGCCGTCTCCAGACGAATCGGCGAAGGCTCAGCGGGCACGGTCGAGATTAACGGCCAAGTGAGCGAAGCCGTTCGCAGGGTTGCGGTCGGGGCAGAAAATCAGGTCGCACAGACGGAGGAAATATCCGCGATCATGCAGGAGAACCTGGGCGGCCTGGATTTGGTCGCCAAGGGGACGCGGCAGGCGGCGGAACTGGCCAAGACGACGCAGGCGGCCGCGGACAGCGGCAGTCGCAATTTGGACAAGACGCAAGAAGAAGTCGCGAAGATCGACCGGGCGTTCACGAATATCCAGCAAAGCGTTACCCAACTGTCGGAGCAGTCGAGCCAAATTCTCGGCATCGTCGGGTATATGAGCGATATTTCCACGAAGACCAATCTGCTCTCGCTCAACGCGACGATCGAAGCGGCGCGCGCGGGCGAATACGGGCGGGGATTCGGGGTCGTCGCCGCCGAAATCCGCAAGCTGGCCGATCAAACGGCGCAATCCGCCGGCAGCATCGAATCGACGCTCAAGCGGATGAACCAGGACGTCGAGACGATCGTCGAGCTGATCGCCGACAGCTCTAAAACCGTCTATGAAGGAACGTCGGCCATTCGCGAAGCGGAGTCGAACATCAGGCAGATCGTCGATAATGTCGACGATCTGACTTCCCAAGTGATCGAAGCGGCTTCTTCCATAGGCCAGATCGCGGCGGGCAGCGGCAGCGTTGTCCGTTCGGCCGAAGAGATCAGCCGCGTGACGGAGGAAACATCTGCTTTCACCGAGCAGATGTCGGCTATGGTGCAGGAACAGACCGCCGTATTGAATGAGTTCGCCCAAACGTCGCAGCAGCTTCTGGAGGTGTCGGATTCGCTGAAAGCGGCGGTCGGCCACTTTAAGGTAGACGGGGAAAGCGCTAAGGATCCAACGTCGCCAGCGAAGCATTGA
- a CDS encoding fumarylacetoacetate hydrolase family protein → MRLVQFTKRSEPGGELRLGVWREDGRIAAATEAPSMLAWIEKCENGDFAASNAALAESATELYAFEDVRLEAPLLNPQKLIFVGLNYYDHAAESNMAVPQVPVLFPKYANSIIGPEDDVIIPKEVTQCDYEVELAVVIGKTAKRVSPEDAMDYVFGYTVINDVSARDIQLSEGQWTRGKAIDTFAPIGPCIVTKDAIVDPGELDLSLILNGKTMQNANTRDLIFDIPYLISFLSRTMTLVPGDIISTGTPPGVGLGHKPPVWLEDGDVTEAYVQGIGTLRNRYVRES, encoded by the coding sequence GTGAGACTGGTACAATTTACGAAACGTTCGGAACCGGGCGGCGAATTGAGGCTGGGCGTATGGAGAGAAGACGGGCGGATCGCGGCCGCGACGGAGGCGCCGTCGATGCTGGCTTGGATCGAGAAATGCGAGAACGGCGACTTTGCCGCGTCTAACGCGGCATTGGCAGAATCCGCTACGGAGCTCTATGCGTTCGAGGACGTGAGACTCGAAGCCCCTCTTCTTAATCCGCAGAAGCTGATTTTCGTCGGATTGAATTATTACGATCACGCGGCCGAATCGAACATGGCGGTACCCCAAGTGCCGGTTCTGTTTCCGAAATACGCGAACTCGATCATCGGTCCCGAGGACGACGTCATCATTCCGAAGGAAGTTACCCAATGCGATTACGAGGTCGAGCTGGCCGTGGTCATCGGAAAGACAGCGAAGCGCGTATCTCCCGAAGACGCTATGGACTACGTCTTCGGTTACACGGTGATCAATGACGTCAGCGCCAGGGATATTCAGTTGTCCGAAGGGCAGTGGACCCGCGGCAAGGCGATCGATACCTTCGCGCCGATAGGACCTTGCATCGTGACGAAAGATGCGATTGTCGATCCCGGCGAGCTTGATCTATCGCTGATTCTTAATGGAAAGACGATGCAAAACGCCAATACGCGGGATCTGATCTTCGATATTCCGTATCTGATTTCATTTCTCTCCCGCACGATGACGCTCGTGCCCGGGGATATCATCAGCACGGGGACGCCGCCGGGCGTCGGACTCGGCCACAAGCCGCCGGTATGGCTGGAAGACGGGGACGTGACGGAAGCATACGTGCAAGGAATCGGCACTTTACGCAACCGTTACGTAAGGGAGTCTTGA
- a CDS encoding Gfo/Idh/MocA family protein gives MRTLKVGIIGLGNWGLSHLEAYRQLPFVEVAAVCDANPERLRSAKEQYGITNVYADAQTMLNQEADIELVSIVTFERNHLQPTLLALEAGKHVIVEKPITTDPEEARQMLAASRQYGRYAVPGHLLRFEPKYAEIKQIIENGQIGKPVSIYLKRSRENGLFATYQRTHTVFELMIHDLDQAIWYAGGKVKKVYATGRTVTGAETPEILWAQLQFESGAVAVLHSNWMTPDAAGIAINDYTEVIGEKGIVQFDTNPAGVQVWTSSGRSTTDVSIHHRQNGRVIGCLAEQLNYVSQCIIYGRNPDWISFEDALHGIEVADAIVKSAAEGKEIIL, from the coding sequence ATGAGAACCTTAAAAGTCGGAATCATCGGCCTAGGGAACTGGGGCTTGAGCCATCTAGAAGCGTATCGCCAGCTTCCGTTCGTGGAGGTCGCGGCCGTGTGCGACGCGAACCCCGAACGGCTTCGTTCCGCGAAAGAGCAATACGGCATAACCAATGTCTACGCCGATGCACAGACGATGCTGAACCAGGAAGCGGATATCGAACTGGTCAGCATCGTTACGTTCGAACGCAACCATTTGCAGCCGACGTTGCTCGCTCTTGAAGCGGGAAAACACGTCATCGTGGAGAAGCCGATTACGACGGATCCCGAAGAAGCCAGACAAATGCTCGCGGCATCGCGGCAGTACGGCAGATATGCGGTCCCGGGCCATTTGCTCCGGTTCGAGCCGAAATACGCGGAAATCAAGCAAATCATCGAGAACGGCCAGATTGGCAAGCCAGTGAGCATTTACTTGAAACGCTCCCGCGAGAACGGCCTGTTCGCCACGTATCAGCGCACGCACACCGTGTTCGAGCTAATGATTCACGACTTGGATCAGGCGATCTGGTATGCGGGCGGCAAAGTGAAAAAAGTATACGCGACGGGTCGTACCGTTACCGGAGCCGAGACGCCGGAAATCTTGTGGGCGCAGCTTCAATTCGAGAGCGGAGCCGTTGCCGTTCTTCACAGCAATTGGATGACGCCGGATGCGGCCGGGATCGCCATTAACGATTATACCGAGGTCATCGGGGAGAAAGGCATCGTTCAGTTCGATACGAATCCGGCCGGCGTCCAGGTATGGACAAGCTCGGGACGGTCGACGACCGACGTTTCGATCCATCATCGCCAGAACGGCAGGGTGATCGGCTGCCTGGCCGAGCAATTGAATTACGTGAGCCAGTGCATCATCTACGGCCGGAATCCCGATTGGATATCGTTCGAGGACGCGCTTCACGGCATAGAGGTGGCGGACGCTATCGTGAAATCCGCGGCGGAAGGCAAGGAGATTATCCTGTAG
- a CDS encoding zinc-dependent alcohol dehydrogenase has protein sequence MQALIWTAAEKMEYSRTMNKPVPLEDEVLIRVEAVGICGSEIEGYLGHNSLRIPPLVMGHEFCGRIVETGSRVTGLNVGQKAVVNPLRHCGACASCRKGQPQLCATRKIVGIHQPGAFGEWVAVPASGVVPVPDELDPFRASLSEPLACSLRATRRAILRHPFANVVVFGAGGIGILSAKIAKLLGAERVIMLDTQDERLLMAAQVAADETINPRTTDIKEALARIVGEKGVDVVIDAAGFQPTRTAAISIVNPGGTIMNIGLGIDDTVVPINVQIRGEIEILGSFCYNPQDFRDAVDLLVNGSITEEGWTEVRPLSAGDGAFQDLINGRVKSGKIFLSMDGGEA, from the coding sequence ATGCAAGCACTTATATGGACGGCGGCGGAAAAAATGGAATATAGCAGAACGATGAATAAACCCGTGCCGCTAGAAGACGAGGTGTTGATCCGCGTGGAAGCCGTCGGCATATGCGGATCGGAAATCGAAGGCTACCTGGGCCATAACAGCTTACGCATCCCGCCGTTGGTCATGGGGCATGAGTTTTGCGGCCGGATCGTGGAGACCGGAAGCCGCGTTACGGGATTAAACGTCGGGCAGAAAGCGGTCGTTAATCCGTTGCGCCACTGCGGCGCCTGCGCCTCCTGCCGCAAAGGGCAGCCGCAACTCTGCGCAACCCGCAAGATCGTGGGCATTCACCAGCCCGGCGCGTTCGGCGAATGGGTGGCGGTACCCGCTTCCGGCGTCGTACCGGTGCCGGACGAGCTCGATCCGTTCCGCGCCTCGCTATCGGAGCCGCTTGCCTGTTCGCTGCGAGCGACGCGCCGTGCCATACTGCGACATCCCTTCGCGAACGTCGTCGTATTCGGCGCCGGAGGGATCGGCATCCTCAGTGCCAAGATCGCGAAGCTGCTTGGAGCGGAACGAGTAATTATGCTCGACACCCAAGACGAGCGGCTCCTTATGGCCGCGCAAGTTGCCGCGGACGAGACGATTAATCCGCGGACGACGGATATCAAGGAAGCGCTCGCCCGCATCGTCGGAGAGAAGGGCGTCGACGTTGTCATAGACGCGGCCGGCTTCCAGCCGACGCGCACCGCTGCCATCTCGATCGTCAATCCGGGCGGCACGATTATGAATATCGGTCTCGGCATCGACGACACCGTTGTTCCGATCAACGTCCAGATCCGCGGAGAAATCGAGATTCTCGGATCTTTCTGCTACAACCCGCAGGATTTCCGCGACGCGGTCGACCTGCTCGTAAACGGAAGCATCACTGAGGAAGGCTGGACGGAAGTACGTCCGCTCTCCGCGGGCGACGGGGCGTTCCAAGATTTAATCAACGGACGGGTGAAGTCCGGCAAAATCTTCCTGAGCATGGACGGTGGCGAAGCATGA
- a CDS encoding aminotransferase class V-fold PLP-dependent enzyme, producing MNKQDFIGLDQSAWLFCGAEAPVHSKVMDAVMEYMIARTRGPRGRERNAKTEWACKTNLASLIGGRASDIALMSNSSEAISMAAQAVRLQAGDNVIINNLEFPSGVLPWLALRRQGVEVRIARHNEWGMETNDIMELVDDRTRLVMTSHVSYLSGTRIDYKKLYEQLRDTNALMLLDATQSLGVVPVDIRHTDMLVCSSYKWLLSTHGAGILALNPGRVETLIPTYVGWRSVVGAPGEDRFASYAMHTDARRFELGYPSYPTIYALECATRLLLETGIDNIERHVLELGGQLIELLKEQGLQVMTPDDPARRAGNISFAHADAEAIAGKLAVHDVYVMGGDERVRASIHAYTDSTDIGRLITLLPSVLDSRA from the coding sequence ATGAACAAACAGGACTTTATCGGCCTGGACCAGAGCGCCTGGTTGTTTTGCGGGGCGGAAGCGCCGGTTCATAGTAAAGTGATGGACGCCGTTATGGAATACATGATTGCCCGCACCCGCGGTCCTCGCGGTAGGGAACGGAACGCGAAGACGGAATGGGCGTGCAAGACGAATTTGGCCAGCCTGATCGGAGGCCGCGCTTCGGATATCGCCCTCATGTCGAATTCGTCGGAAGCGATCTCGATGGCGGCGCAAGCGGTACGGCTGCAGGCTGGAGACAATGTCATCATCAATAATTTGGAATTTCCTTCCGGAGTTTTACCTTGGCTTGCGCTGAGGCGGCAAGGCGTGGAAGTCCGAATCGCGAGGCATAACGAATGGGGCATGGAAACGAACGATATTATGGAACTGGTCGACGATCGCACGCGGCTCGTCATGACGAGCCATGTCAGTTATTTATCCGGTACCCGTATCGACTATAAGAAGCTGTATGAACAGCTTCGCGACACGAACGCCTTGATGCTGCTGGACGCGACGCAGTCGTTGGGCGTGGTGCCCGTCGATATCCGTCATACCGACATGCTCGTCTGCAGCTCTTATAAGTGGCTGTTGTCCACGCACGGCGCAGGGATTCTCGCGCTCAATCCGGGCCGCGTCGAAACGCTCATCCCGACTTACGTCGGTTGGAGAAGCGTCGTCGGCGCGCCCGGCGAAGACAGATTCGCCTCGTATGCGATGCATACCGATGCGAGAAGGTTCGAGCTTGGTTATCCGAGCTATCCGACGATCTATGCGCTCGAATGCGCGACGCGGCTTCTTCTGGAGACGGGCATCGACAACATCGAGCGTCACGTGTTGGAGCTTGGCGGACAGTTGATAGAGTTGCTGAAAGAGCAAGGGTTGCAAGTCATGACGCCGGACGATCCAGCGCGCCGCGCCGGTAATATCAGCTTCGCGCATGCCGATGCGGAGGCCATCGCCGGCAAGTTAGCAGTCCATGATGTTTACGTGATGGGAGGCGACGAACGAGTGCGCGCCTCGATTCACGCGTACACCGATTCGACGGACATCGGTCGGTTGATTACGTTGCTGCCGTCCGTTCTGGACAGCCGTGCTTAG
- a CDS encoding MBL fold metallo-hydrolase, translating to MNISDRVYMVGSGKYGMEMSESMDCNVYLLDGGTECALIDAGGGIEPERIVANIERSGFKMTQVRRLLITHVHGDHAAGAYYFQSRYGIEVVASEEAAAWLSAGDMDKTSLNHAKRGGVYDPDFLFPACPVERSVREGEIVRVGDIELRVIDSPGHARGHISFLWDKGDGERSLFAGDTVFAGGKVVMQYVWDCNIEEYADTIEKLHRLRIDRLYPGHGPFLLANAGRHIEKAHGCFSRLELPPNL from the coding sequence ATGAACATCAGCGATCGCGTTTATATGGTGGGAAGCGGCAAATACGGAATGGAAATGAGCGAGTCCATGGATTGCAACGTCTATCTGCTGGACGGCGGCACCGAGTGCGCCCTCATCGACGCGGGGGGCGGTATCGAACCGGAGCGGATCGTGGCCAACATCGAACGGAGCGGTTTTAAGATGACTCAGGTACGGCGCTTGTTGATCACGCATGTTCACGGCGATCATGCGGCAGGCGCCTATTATTTTCAAAGCCGTTACGGAATCGAAGTCGTCGCGTCGGAAGAAGCAGCCGCTTGGCTGTCGGCCGGCGACATGGACAAGACGAGCTTGAATCACGCCAAGCGGGGGGGCGTGTACGATCCCGACTTCCTATTCCCCGCTTGCCCGGTGGAGCGGAGCGTGCGGGAAGGGGAGATCGTCCGAGTCGGCGATATCGAGCTCCGCGTTATCGATAGCCCGGGACACGCGAGAGGCCATATCAGCTTTTTGTGGGATAAGGGAGACGGAGAGCGGAGTTTGTTCGCGGGCGACACCGTATTCGCCGGAGGCAAAGTCGTGATGCAGTATGTATGGGACTGCAATATCGAAGAGTACGCCGATACGATCGAGAAGCTGCACCGTTTGCGGATCGACCGTCTGTATCCCGGACACGGTCCCTTTCTGCTCGCGAACGCCGGTCGACATATCGAGAAAGCGCATGGCTGCTTCAGCAGGCTGGAGCTGCCGCCGAATTTATAG
- a CDS encoding RidA family protein — protein MKKEIIRSERAPQPAGSYSQAVKYGNMVYVAGTCPFELGSKTVKYPGDMARQTSLVLEYIGKILEEAGSSLDNVLKVTAFIDDLDRFAEYDAAYAPFFANDPPVRSTVEIGKFPQGMCVEIECVAYIEE, from the coding sequence ATGAAGAAGGAAATCATCCGCTCGGAGCGGGCGCCGCAACCTGCCGGCAGTTATTCGCAGGCGGTCAAATACGGCAATATGGTTTACGTCGCGGGTACATGCCCGTTCGAGTTGGGCTCCAAAACGGTGAAATATCCCGGCGACATGGCTAGACAAACGTCGTTGGTGTTGGAATATATCGGTAAAATTCTGGAGGAGGCGGGATCGTCGCTGGACAACGTGTTGAAGGTTACGGCCTTTATCGACGATCTGGATCGATTCGCCGAATACGATGCCGCTTATGCGCCGTTCTTCGCCAATGATCCTCCGGTGCGCAGCACGGTCGAAATCGGCAAGTTCCCGCAAGGGATGTGCGTCGAGATCGAGTGCGTTGCGTATATCGAGGAATAA
- a CDS encoding M20 family metallopeptidase — protein sequence MKERALKLLERLIAIQSVNPHYGEGARGEMAISRFIETYCLDAGLKVTRQPVLEGRDNLIIELRTGHPESVLLFEAHMDTVSLGSMDRPLEAVYRDGRIYGRGACDTKGSLAAMIVAMETCAEAPDLLRSDLVLCASVDEEHAFRGLLKFLELDMPISGAVVGEPTEMKIVVAHKGCVRFAVHALGKAAHSSVPHEGENAIVAMAEIVRYITERMSPGLADIRDLLCGQATVSIGTIAGGEQINIVPERCSIQVDRRIVPGEHPEDVMTRIERELYAFCAEKGIRIEVERLLLDYALATPHDATLVTAALETADRIGLPGGIHGETYGSDASKLQGMKGIPSIVYGPGSIAQAHSKEEWAPIVDIGNATRFYVELARAFRA from the coding sequence ATGAAAGAGCGGGCATTGAAACTGCTGGAGCGGTTGATCGCCATCCAGAGCGTCAATCCTCATTACGGGGAAGGCGCGAGAGGCGAGATGGCCATTTCCCGTTTCATAGAAACCTATTGCCTCGATGCCGGCCTGAAAGTGACCCGGCAGCCGGTCTTGGAAGGCAGGGACAATCTGATCATCGAGCTGCGAACCGGACATCCCGAATCGGTGCTGCTGTTCGAGGCGCATATGGATACCGTATCGCTGGGCAGCATGGACCGACCTCTCGAGGCGGTCTACCGGGACGGCAGAATCTATGGGAGGGGAGCCTGCGATACGAAGGGCTCACTCGCGGCCATGATCGTCGCCATGGAGACCTGCGCGGAAGCGCCCGATTTGTTGCGATCCGATCTGGTGCTATGCGCGTCGGTTGACGAAGAGCATGCCTTTCGCGGGCTGCTGAAATTTCTGGAGCTGGACATGCCGATCTCGGGCGCCGTGGTCGGCGAGCCGACGGAAATGAAGATCGTCGTCGCGCACAAGGGCTGCGTCCGGTTCGCGGTGCATGCTCTCGGCAAAGCCGCGCACAGCTCCGTTCCGCACGAGGGCGAGAACGCTATCGTAGCCATGGCTGAGATCGTGCGATATATTACGGAACGGATGTCCCCTGGATTGGCCGACATCCGGGACCTGTTATGCGGTCAGGCTACCGTATCGATCGGCACGATCGCGGGCGGCGAGCAAATCAATATCGTCCCGGAGCGGTGCTCGATCCAAGTCGATCGGCGAATCGTCCCGGGCGAGCATCCGGAAGACGTCATGACGCGCATCGAGCGGGAGCTTTATGCCTTCTGCGCGGAGAAGGGAATCCGGATCGAGGTGGAACGATTGCTGCTCGATTATGCGCTCGCGACGCCCCATGACGCTACGCTCGTGACTGCCGCCCTCGAGACGGCCGACCGCATCGGACTCCCCGGAGGCATCCATGGCGAGACGTACGGGAGCGATGCCAGCAAGCTTCAGGGGATGAAGGGCATTCCTTCCATCGTCTACGGACCGGGGTCGATCGCGCAGGCTCACTCCAAGGAAGAATGGGCGCCGATCGTGGACATCGGGAACGCGACGCGATTCTACGTGGAATTGGCGCGGGCTTTCCGGGCATGA